One window of Branchiostoma lanceolatum isolate klBraLanc5 chromosome 8, klBraLanc5.hap2, whole genome shotgun sequence genomic DNA carries:
- the LOC136440169 gene encoding soluble calcium-activated nucleotidase 1-like isoform X4: MRRKVRQHAGPATTSAARRYGRKAWEKHQAADSTEDDTTANGESLVDGEVSKTKRASGSYQTTSTSTMEGRVKEDKMISIKTVTSPIRPVEANGIRLRFRMKVILAVVAFVAVILFFYPSCKSTTYPTDRFGQHTAYNSTYPMTAPWFSERGTHYRIGLITDLDHASKNDEKTWKSFYKKGVLVIKGDRVQVTWDDAQPTVMTSSLAQGGRSMELSELCVFNGRLYSVDDRTGVVYEIVQTGDKTVAVPWVILGDGNGRSTNKGFKGEWVAVKDDTMYVGGLGKEWTTTTGVVLNTNPQFVKTIGFHGDVAHHDWVGNYNAMREAAGYSYPGYMIHESGVWSDIHQRWFFLPRRASQFSYNEDDDEHRATNLIISCSEDFQDIKVQTIGKLNPIRGFSSFKFIPGTQDQVMVALKTEEDRGAIATFISVFRVDGKILLTDQRIEGDFKYEGVEFI, translated from the exons ATGCGTCGGAAAGTGCGCCAG CATGCGGGTCCAGCAACGACCTCTGCAGCCCGTCGTTATGGACGGAAGGCATGG GAAAAGCACCAGGCCGCCGACAGCACTGAAGATGACACCACAGCCAATGGCGAAAGTCTAGTTGATGGCGAGGTCTCCAAGACAAAGCGAGCCAGTGGCAGTTACCAGACAACATCTACTTCTACAATGGAAGGACGTGTCAAGGAG GACAAAATGATAAGCATCAAGACGGTGACATCTCCGATACGGCCGGTGGAGGCAAACGGCATCCGCTTGCGATTCCGTATGAAAGTCATCCTTGCGGTGGTCGCCTTCGTCGCCGTGATTCTGTTTTTCTACCCCAGTTGTAAGTCTACTACCTATCCTACTGACCGCTTTGGCCAGCACACGGCTTACAACAGCACGTACCCCATGACAGCACCTTGGTTCTCCGAACGGGGGACTCACTACCGGATCGGCCTCATCACCGATCTAGACCACGCCTCCAAGAACGACGAGAAGACGTGGAAGAGTTTCTACAAGAAGGGAGTTCTCGTCATCAAAGGAGATCGCGTGCAGGTGACTTGGGATGATGCCCAGCCGACTGTGATGACATCCTCGCTTGCTCAGGGCGGGCGGTCCATGGAGCTGTCCGAACTGTGTGTTTTTAACGGGAGGTTGTACAGCGTGGACGACAGGACAGGTGTTGTCTATGAGATAGTACAAACAGGTGACAAGACCGTGGCTGTGCCATGGGTCATCCTGGGGGACGGGAACGGGCGATCCACAAATAAAG GTTTTAAAGGAGAGTGGGTTGCAGTGAAGGATGATACGATGTATGTGGGAGGGCTGGGAAAGGAGTGGACCACTACTACAG GTGTTGTACTAAACACAAATCCTCAGTTTGTGAAAACCATTGGTTTCCATGGAGACGTGGCTCACCATGACTGGGTGGGGAACTACAACGCCATGAGAGAGGCAGCAGGGTATAGCTATCCAG GATACATGATCCATGAATCGGGCGTGTGGAGTGACATCCACCAGCGCTGGTTTTTCCTTCCTCGCCGAGCCAGCCAGTTCAGCTACAATGAGGACGACGACGAACACAGGGCCACAAACCTCATCATCTCCTGTTCAGAAGACTTTCAGGACATCAAGGTTCAAACTATAGGGAAGCTGAACCCCATCAGGGGCTTCTCCTCCTTCAAATTCATTCCAGGAACACAGGACCAAGTTATGGTTGCACTGAAGACAGAGGAGGACAGGGGTGCAATAGCAACGTTCATCTCAGTCTTCAGGGTTGATGGGAAGATTCTCCTGACTGATCAGAGGATAGAAGGGGACTTTAAGTATGAGGGTGTTGAATTTATTTGA
- the LOC136440169 gene encoding soluble calcium-activated nucleotidase 1-like isoform X7 — protein sequence MRRKVRQEKHQAADSTEDDTTANGESLVDGEVSKTKRASGSYQTTSTSTMEGRVKEDKMISIKTVTSPIRPVEANGIRLRFRMKVILAVVAFVAVILFFYPSCKSTTYPTDRFGQHTAYNSTYPMTAPWFSERGTHYRIGLITDLDHASKNDEKTWKSFYKKGVLVIKGDRVQVTWDDAQPTVMTSSLAQGGRSMELSELCVFNGRLYSVDDRTGVVYEIVQTGDKTVAVPWVILGDGNGRSTNKGFKGEWVAVKDDTMYVGGLGKEWTTTTGVVLNTNPQFVKTIGFHGDVAHHDWVGNYNAMREAAGYSYPGYMIHESGVWSDIHQRWFFLPRRASQFSYNEDDDEHRATNLIISCSEDFQDIKVQTIGKLNPIRGFSSFKFIPGTQDQVMVALKTEEDRGAIATFISVFRVDGKILLTDQRIEGDFKYEGVEFI from the exons ATGCGTCGGAAAGTGCGCCAG GAAAAGCACCAGGCCGCCGACAGCACTGAAGATGACACCACAGCCAATGGCGAAAGTCTAGTTGATGGCGAGGTCTCCAAGACAAAGCGAGCCAGTGGCAGTTACCAGACAACATCTACTTCTACAATGGAAGGACGTGTCAAGGAG GACAAAATGATAAGCATCAAGACGGTGACATCTCCGATACGGCCGGTGGAGGCAAACGGCATCCGCTTGCGATTCCGTATGAAAGTCATCCTTGCGGTGGTCGCCTTCGTCGCCGTGATTCTGTTTTTCTACCCCAGTTGTAAGTCTACTACCTATCCTACTGACCGCTTTGGCCAGCACACGGCTTACAACAGCACGTACCCCATGACAGCACCTTGGTTCTCCGAACGGGGGACTCACTACCGGATCGGCCTCATCACCGATCTAGACCACGCCTCCAAGAACGACGAGAAGACGTGGAAGAGTTTCTACAAGAAGGGAGTTCTCGTCATCAAAGGAGATCGCGTGCAGGTGACTTGGGATGATGCCCAGCCGACTGTGATGACATCCTCGCTTGCTCAGGGCGGGCGGTCCATGGAGCTGTCCGAACTGTGTGTTTTTAACGGGAGGTTGTACAGCGTGGACGACAGGACAGGTGTTGTCTATGAGATAGTACAAACAGGTGACAAGACCGTGGCTGTGCCATGGGTCATCCTGGGGGACGGGAACGGGCGATCCACAAATAAAG GTTTTAAAGGAGAGTGGGTTGCAGTGAAGGATGATACGATGTATGTGGGAGGGCTGGGAAAGGAGTGGACCACTACTACAG GTGTTGTACTAAACACAAATCCTCAGTTTGTGAAAACCATTGGTTTCCATGGAGACGTGGCTCACCATGACTGGGTGGGGAACTACAACGCCATGAGAGAGGCAGCAGGGTATAGCTATCCAG GATACATGATCCATGAATCGGGCGTGTGGAGTGACATCCACCAGCGCTGGTTTTTCCTTCCTCGCCGAGCCAGCCAGTTCAGCTACAATGAGGACGACGACGAACACAGGGCCACAAACCTCATCATCTCCTGTTCAGAAGACTTTCAGGACATCAAGGTTCAAACTATAGGGAAGCTGAACCCCATCAGGGGCTTCTCCTCCTTCAAATTCATTCCAGGAACACAGGACCAAGTTATGGTTGCACTGAAGACAGAGGAGGACAGGGGTGCAATAGCAACGTTCATCTCAGTCTTCAGGGTTGATGGGAAGATTCTCCTGACTGATCAGAGGATAGAAGGGGACTTTAAGTATGAGGGTGTTGAATTTATTTGA
- the LOC136440169 gene encoding soluble calcium-activated nucleotidase 1-like isoform X2, protein MLGEQAGRMRRKVNNQTQHAGPATTSAARRYGRKAWEKHQAADSTEDDTTANGESLVDGEVSKTKRASGSYQTTSTSTMEGRVKEDKMISIKTVTSPIRPVEANGIRLRFRMKVILAVVAFVAVILFFYPSCKSTTYPTDRFGQHTAYNSTYPMTAPWFSERGTHYRIGLITDLDHASKNDEKTWKSFYKKGVLVIKGDRVQVTWDDAQPTVMTSSLAQGGRSMELSELCVFNGRLYSVDDRTGVVYEIVQTGDKTVAVPWVILGDGNGRSTNKGFKGEWVAVKDDTMYVGGLGKEWTTTTGVVLNTNPQFVKTIGFHGDVAHHDWVGNYNAMREAAGYSYPGYMIHESGVWSDIHQRWFFLPRRASQFSYNEDDDEHRATNLIISCSEDFQDIKVQTIGKLNPIRGFSSFKFIPGTQDQVMVALKTEEDRGAIATFISVFRVDGKILLTDQRIEGDFKYEGVEFI, encoded by the exons ATGCTTGGAGAACAGGCCGGTAGAATGCGTCGGAAAGTGAACAATCAGACACAG CATGCGGGTCCAGCAACGACCTCTGCAGCCCGTCGTTATGGACGGAAGGCATGG GAAAAGCACCAGGCCGCCGACAGCACTGAAGATGACACCACAGCCAATGGCGAAAGTCTAGTTGATGGCGAGGTCTCCAAGACAAAGCGAGCCAGTGGCAGTTACCAGACAACATCTACTTCTACAATGGAAGGACGTGTCAAGGAG GACAAAATGATAAGCATCAAGACGGTGACATCTCCGATACGGCCGGTGGAGGCAAACGGCATCCGCTTGCGATTCCGTATGAAAGTCATCCTTGCGGTGGTCGCCTTCGTCGCCGTGATTCTGTTTTTCTACCCCAGTTGTAAGTCTACTACCTATCCTACTGACCGCTTTGGCCAGCACACGGCTTACAACAGCACGTACCCCATGACAGCACCTTGGTTCTCCGAACGGGGGACTCACTACCGGATCGGCCTCATCACCGATCTAGACCACGCCTCCAAGAACGACGAGAAGACGTGGAAGAGTTTCTACAAGAAGGGAGTTCTCGTCATCAAAGGAGATCGCGTGCAGGTGACTTGGGATGATGCCCAGCCGACTGTGATGACATCCTCGCTTGCTCAGGGCGGGCGGTCCATGGAGCTGTCCGAACTGTGTGTTTTTAACGGGAGGTTGTACAGCGTGGACGACAGGACAGGTGTTGTCTATGAGATAGTACAAACAGGTGACAAGACCGTGGCTGTGCCATGGGTCATCCTGGGGGACGGGAACGGGCGATCCACAAATAAAG GTTTTAAAGGAGAGTGGGTTGCAGTGAAGGATGATACGATGTATGTGGGAGGGCTGGGAAAGGAGTGGACCACTACTACAG GTGTTGTACTAAACACAAATCCTCAGTTTGTGAAAACCATTGGTTTCCATGGAGACGTGGCTCACCATGACTGGGTGGGGAACTACAACGCCATGAGAGAGGCAGCAGGGTATAGCTATCCAG GATACATGATCCATGAATCGGGCGTGTGGAGTGACATCCACCAGCGCTGGTTTTTCCTTCCTCGCCGAGCCAGCCAGTTCAGCTACAATGAGGACGACGACGAACACAGGGCCACAAACCTCATCATCTCCTGTTCAGAAGACTTTCAGGACATCAAGGTTCAAACTATAGGGAAGCTGAACCCCATCAGGGGCTTCTCCTCCTTCAAATTCATTCCAGGAACACAGGACCAAGTTATGGTTGCACTGAAGACAGAGGAGGACAGGGGTGCAATAGCAACGTTCATCTCAGTCTTCAGGGTTGATGGGAAGATTCTCCTGACTGATCAGAGGATAGAAGGGGACTTTAAGTATGAGGGTGTTGAATTTATTTGA
- the LOC136440169 gene encoding soluble calcium-activated nucleotidase 1-like isoform X5: MLGEQAGRMRRKVNNQTQEKHQAADSTEDDTTANGESLVDGEVSKTKRASGSYQTTSTSTMEGRVKEDKMISIKTVTSPIRPVEANGIRLRFRMKVILAVVAFVAVILFFYPSCKSTTYPTDRFGQHTAYNSTYPMTAPWFSERGTHYRIGLITDLDHASKNDEKTWKSFYKKGVLVIKGDRVQVTWDDAQPTVMTSSLAQGGRSMELSELCVFNGRLYSVDDRTGVVYEIVQTGDKTVAVPWVILGDGNGRSTNKGFKGEWVAVKDDTMYVGGLGKEWTTTTGVVLNTNPQFVKTIGFHGDVAHHDWVGNYNAMREAAGYSYPGYMIHESGVWSDIHQRWFFLPRRASQFSYNEDDDEHRATNLIISCSEDFQDIKVQTIGKLNPIRGFSSFKFIPGTQDQVMVALKTEEDRGAIATFISVFRVDGKILLTDQRIEGDFKYEGVEFI; this comes from the exons ATGCTTGGAGAACAGGCCGGTAGAATGCGTCGGAAAGTGAACAATCAGACACAG GAAAAGCACCAGGCCGCCGACAGCACTGAAGATGACACCACAGCCAATGGCGAAAGTCTAGTTGATGGCGAGGTCTCCAAGACAAAGCGAGCCAGTGGCAGTTACCAGACAACATCTACTTCTACAATGGAAGGACGTGTCAAGGAG GACAAAATGATAAGCATCAAGACGGTGACATCTCCGATACGGCCGGTGGAGGCAAACGGCATCCGCTTGCGATTCCGTATGAAAGTCATCCTTGCGGTGGTCGCCTTCGTCGCCGTGATTCTGTTTTTCTACCCCAGTTGTAAGTCTACTACCTATCCTACTGACCGCTTTGGCCAGCACACGGCTTACAACAGCACGTACCCCATGACAGCACCTTGGTTCTCCGAACGGGGGACTCACTACCGGATCGGCCTCATCACCGATCTAGACCACGCCTCCAAGAACGACGAGAAGACGTGGAAGAGTTTCTACAAGAAGGGAGTTCTCGTCATCAAAGGAGATCGCGTGCAGGTGACTTGGGATGATGCCCAGCCGACTGTGATGACATCCTCGCTTGCTCAGGGCGGGCGGTCCATGGAGCTGTCCGAACTGTGTGTTTTTAACGGGAGGTTGTACAGCGTGGACGACAGGACAGGTGTTGTCTATGAGATAGTACAAACAGGTGACAAGACCGTGGCTGTGCCATGGGTCATCCTGGGGGACGGGAACGGGCGATCCACAAATAAAG GTTTTAAAGGAGAGTGGGTTGCAGTGAAGGATGATACGATGTATGTGGGAGGGCTGGGAAAGGAGTGGACCACTACTACAG GTGTTGTACTAAACACAAATCCTCAGTTTGTGAAAACCATTGGTTTCCATGGAGACGTGGCTCACCATGACTGGGTGGGGAACTACAACGCCATGAGAGAGGCAGCAGGGTATAGCTATCCAG GATACATGATCCATGAATCGGGCGTGTGGAGTGACATCCACCAGCGCTGGTTTTTCCTTCCTCGCCGAGCCAGCCAGTTCAGCTACAATGAGGACGACGACGAACACAGGGCCACAAACCTCATCATCTCCTGTTCAGAAGACTTTCAGGACATCAAGGTTCAAACTATAGGGAAGCTGAACCCCATCAGGGGCTTCTCCTCCTTCAAATTCATTCCAGGAACACAGGACCAAGTTATGGTTGCACTGAAGACAGAGGAGGACAGGGGTGCAATAGCAACGTTCATCTCAGTCTTCAGGGTTGATGGGAAGATTCTCCTGACTGATCAGAGGATAGAAGGGGACTTTAAGTATGAGGGTGTTGAATTTATTTGA
- the LOC136440169 gene encoding soluble calcium-activated nucleotidase 1-like isoform X3 codes for MRRKVLIPTQHAGPATTSAARRYGRKAWEKHQAADSTEDDTTANGESLVDGEVSKTKRASGSYQTTSTSTMEGRVKEDKMISIKTVTSPIRPVEANGIRLRFRMKVILAVVAFVAVILFFYPSCKSTTYPTDRFGQHTAYNSTYPMTAPWFSERGTHYRIGLITDLDHASKNDEKTWKSFYKKGVLVIKGDRVQVTWDDAQPTVMTSSLAQGGRSMELSELCVFNGRLYSVDDRTGVVYEIVQTGDKTVAVPWVILGDGNGRSTNKGFKGEWVAVKDDTMYVGGLGKEWTTTTGVVLNTNPQFVKTIGFHGDVAHHDWVGNYNAMREAAGYSYPGYMIHESGVWSDIHQRWFFLPRRASQFSYNEDDDEHRATNLIISCSEDFQDIKVQTIGKLNPIRGFSSFKFIPGTQDQVMVALKTEEDRGAIATFISVFRVDGKILLTDQRIEGDFKYEGVEFI; via the exons ATGCGTCGGAAAGTACTCATCCCGACGCAG CATGCGGGTCCAGCAACGACCTCTGCAGCCCGTCGTTATGGACGGAAGGCATGG GAAAAGCACCAGGCCGCCGACAGCACTGAAGATGACACCACAGCCAATGGCGAAAGTCTAGTTGATGGCGAGGTCTCCAAGACAAAGCGAGCCAGTGGCAGTTACCAGACAACATCTACTTCTACAATGGAAGGACGTGTCAAGGAG GACAAAATGATAAGCATCAAGACGGTGACATCTCCGATACGGCCGGTGGAGGCAAACGGCATCCGCTTGCGATTCCGTATGAAAGTCATCCTTGCGGTGGTCGCCTTCGTCGCCGTGATTCTGTTTTTCTACCCCAGTTGTAAGTCTACTACCTATCCTACTGACCGCTTTGGCCAGCACACGGCTTACAACAGCACGTACCCCATGACAGCACCTTGGTTCTCCGAACGGGGGACTCACTACCGGATCGGCCTCATCACCGATCTAGACCACGCCTCCAAGAACGACGAGAAGACGTGGAAGAGTTTCTACAAGAAGGGAGTTCTCGTCATCAAAGGAGATCGCGTGCAGGTGACTTGGGATGATGCCCAGCCGACTGTGATGACATCCTCGCTTGCTCAGGGCGGGCGGTCCATGGAGCTGTCCGAACTGTGTGTTTTTAACGGGAGGTTGTACAGCGTGGACGACAGGACAGGTGTTGTCTATGAGATAGTACAAACAGGTGACAAGACCGTGGCTGTGCCATGGGTCATCCTGGGGGACGGGAACGGGCGATCCACAAATAAAG GTTTTAAAGGAGAGTGGGTTGCAGTGAAGGATGATACGATGTATGTGGGAGGGCTGGGAAAGGAGTGGACCACTACTACAG GTGTTGTACTAAACACAAATCCTCAGTTTGTGAAAACCATTGGTTTCCATGGAGACGTGGCTCACCATGACTGGGTGGGGAACTACAACGCCATGAGAGAGGCAGCAGGGTATAGCTATCCAG GATACATGATCCATGAATCGGGCGTGTGGAGTGACATCCACCAGCGCTGGTTTTTCCTTCCTCGCCGAGCCAGCCAGTTCAGCTACAATGAGGACGACGACGAACACAGGGCCACAAACCTCATCATCTCCTGTTCAGAAGACTTTCAGGACATCAAGGTTCAAACTATAGGGAAGCTGAACCCCATCAGGGGCTTCTCCTCCTTCAAATTCATTCCAGGAACACAGGACCAAGTTATGGTTGCACTGAAGACAGAGGAGGACAGGGGTGCAATAGCAACGTTCATCTCAGTCTTCAGGGTTGATGGGAAGATTCTCCTGACTGATCAGAGGATAGAAGGGGACTTTAAGTATGAGGGTGTTGAATTTATTTGA
- the LOC136440169 gene encoding soluble calcium-activated nucleotidase 1-like isoform X1, with product MLAYVVLWTELPCLGFHIAPLNRFSDVLSLQRFPFPCPTRHTKHAGPATTSAARRYGRKAWEKHQAADSTEDDTTANGESLVDGEVSKTKRASGSYQTTSTSTMEGRVKEDKMISIKTVTSPIRPVEANGIRLRFRMKVILAVVAFVAVILFFYPSCKSTTYPTDRFGQHTAYNSTYPMTAPWFSERGTHYRIGLITDLDHASKNDEKTWKSFYKKGVLVIKGDRVQVTWDDAQPTVMTSSLAQGGRSMELSELCVFNGRLYSVDDRTGVVYEIVQTGDKTVAVPWVILGDGNGRSTNKGFKGEWVAVKDDTMYVGGLGKEWTTTTGVVLNTNPQFVKTIGFHGDVAHHDWVGNYNAMREAAGYSYPGYMIHESGVWSDIHQRWFFLPRRASQFSYNEDDDEHRATNLIISCSEDFQDIKVQTIGKLNPIRGFSSFKFIPGTQDQVMVALKTEEDRGAIATFISVFRVDGKILLTDQRIEGDFKYEGVEFI from the exons ATGTTGGCATACGTTGTCTTATGGACAGAACTCCCCTGCTTAGGTTTTCATATTGCTCCCCTCAATCGTTTCTCCGATGTCCTTTCACTTCAACGATTTCCCTTCCCCTGCCCAACCCGGCACACCAAGCATGCGGGTCCAGCAACGACCTCTGCAGCCCGTCGTTATGGACGGAAGGCATGG GAAAAGCACCAGGCCGCCGACAGCACTGAAGATGACACCACAGCCAATGGCGAAAGTCTAGTTGATGGCGAGGTCTCCAAGACAAAGCGAGCCAGTGGCAGTTACCAGACAACATCTACTTCTACAATGGAAGGACGTGTCAAGGAG GACAAAATGATAAGCATCAAGACGGTGACATCTCCGATACGGCCGGTGGAGGCAAACGGCATCCGCTTGCGATTCCGTATGAAAGTCATCCTTGCGGTGGTCGCCTTCGTCGCCGTGATTCTGTTTTTCTACCCCAGTTGTAAGTCTACTACCTATCCTACTGACCGCTTTGGCCAGCACACGGCTTACAACAGCACGTACCCCATGACAGCACCTTGGTTCTCCGAACGGGGGACTCACTACCGGATCGGCCTCATCACCGATCTAGACCACGCCTCCAAGAACGACGAGAAGACGTGGAAGAGTTTCTACAAGAAGGGAGTTCTCGTCATCAAAGGAGATCGCGTGCAGGTGACTTGGGATGATGCCCAGCCGACTGTGATGACATCCTCGCTTGCTCAGGGCGGGCGGTCCATGGAGCTGTCCGAACTGTGTGTTTTTAACGGGAGGTTGTACAGCGTGGACGACAGGACAGGTGTTGTCTATGAGATAGTACAAACAGGTGACAAGACCGTGGCTGTGCCATGGGTCATCCTGGGGGACGGGAACGGGCGATCCACAAATAAAG GTTTTAAAGGAGAGTGGGTTGCAGTGAAGGATGATACGATGTATGTGGGAGGGCTGGGAAAGGAGTGGACCACTACTACAG GTGTTGTACTAAACACAAATCCTCAGTTTGTGAAAACCATTGGTTTCCATGGAGACGTGGCTCACCATGACTGGGTGGGGAACTACAACGCCATGAGAGAGGCAGCAGGGTATAGCTATCCAG GATACATGATCCATGAATCGGGCGTGTGGAGTGACATCCACCAGCGCTGGTTTTTCCTTCCTCGCCGAGCCAGCCAGTTCAGCTACAATGAGGACGACGACGAACACAGGGCCACAAACCTCATCATCTCCTGTTCAGAAGACTTTCAGGACATCAAGGTTCAAACTATAGGGAAGCTGAACCCCATCAGGGGCTTCTCCTCCTTCAAATTCATTCCAGGAACACAGGACCAAGTTATGGTTGCACTGAAGACAGAGGAGGACAGGGGTGCAATAGCAACGTTCATCTCAGTCTTCAGGGTTGATGGGAAGATTCTCCTGACTGATCAGAGGATAGAAGGGGACTTTAAGTATGAGGGTGTTGAATTTATTTGA
- the LOC136440169 gene encoding soluble calcium-activated nucleotidase 1-like isoform X6 produces the protein MRRKVLIPTQEKHQAADSTEDDTTANGESLVDGEVSKTKRASGSYQTTSTSTMEGRVKEDKMISIKTVTSPIRPVEANGIRLRFRMKVILAVVAFVAVILFFYPSCKSTTYPTDRFGQHTAYNSTYPMTAPWFSERGTHYRIGLITDLDHASKNDEKTWKSFYKKGVLVIKGDRVQVTWDDAQPTVMTSSLAQGGRSMELSELCVFNGRLYSVDDRTGVVYEIVQTGDKTVAVPWVILGDGNGRSTNKGFKGEWVAVKDDTMYVGGLGKEWTTTTGVVLNTNPQFVKTIGFHGDVAHHDWVGNYNAMREAAGYSYPGYMIHESGVWSDIHQRWFFLPRRASQFSYNEDDDEHRATNLIISCSEDFQDIKVQTIGKLNPIRGFSSFKFIPGTQDQVMVALKTEEDRGAIATFISVFRVDGKILLTDQRIEGDFKYEGVEFI, from the exons ATGCGTCGGAAAGTACTCATCCCGACGCAG GAAAAGCACCAGGCCGCCGACAGCACTGAAGATGACACCACAGCCAATGGCGAAAGTCTAGTTGATGGCGAGGTCTCCAAGACAAAGCGAGCCAGTGGCAGTTACCAGACAACATCTACTTCTACAATGGAAGGACGTGTCAAGGAG GACAAAATGATAAGCATCAAGACGGTGACATCTCCGATACGGCCGGTGGAGGCAAACGGCATCCGCTTGCGATTCCGTATGAAAGTCATCCTTGCGGTGGTCGCCTTCGTCGCCGTGATTCTGTTTTTCTACCCCAGTTGTAAGTCTACTACCTATCCTACTGACCGCTTTGGCCAGCACACGGCTTACAACAGCACGTACCCCATGACAGCACCTTGGTTCTCCGAACGGGGGACTCACTACCGGATCGGCCTCATCACCGATCTAGACCACGCCTCCAAGAACGACGAGAAGACGTGGAAGAGTTTCTACAAGAAGGGAGTTCTCGTCATCAAAGGAGATCGCGTGCAGGTGACTTGGGATGATGCCCAGCCGACTGTGATGACATCCTCGCTTGCTCAGGGCGGGCGGTCCATGGAGCTGTCCGAACTGTGTGTTTTTAACGGGAGGTTGTACAGCGTGGACGACAGGACAGGTGTTGTCTATGAGATAGTACAAACAGGTGACAAGACCGTGGCTGTGCCATGGGTCATCCTGGGGGACGGGAACGGGCGATCCACAAATAAAG GTTTTAAAGGAGAGTGGGTTGCAGTGAAGGATGATACGATGTATGTGGGAGGGCTGGGAAAGGAGTGGACCACTACTACAG GTGTTGTACTAAACACAAATCCTCAGTTTGTGAAAACCATTGGTTTCCATGGAGACGTGGCTCACCATGACTGGGTGGGGAACTACAACGCCATGAGAGAGGCAGCAGGGTATAGCTATCCAG GATACATGATCCATGAATCGGGCGTGTGGAGTGACATCCACCAGCGCTGGTTTTTCCTTCCTCGCCGAGCCAGCCAGTTCAGCTACAATGAGGACGACGACGAACACAGGGCCACAAACCTCATCATCTCCTGTTCAGAAGACTTTCAGGACATCAAGGTTCAAACTATAGGGAAGCTGAACCCCATCAGGGGCTTCTCCTCCTTCAAATTCATTCCAGGAACACAGGACCAAGTTATGGTTGCACTGAAGACAGAGGAGGACAGGGGTGCAATAGCAACGTTCATCTCAGTCTTCAGGGTTGATGGGAAGATTCTCCTGACTGATCAGAGGATAGAAGGGGACTTTAAGTATGAGGGTGTTGAATTTATTTGA